The proteins below are encoded in one region of Vibrio sp. ED004:
- the leuO gene encoding transcriptional regulator LeuO, with translation MLDKKDAMSAIASYRMESTLRGVDLNLLTVFDAVMQEQNITRAAHNLGMSQPAVSNAVARLKVMFNDELFMRQGRGIQPTQRARQLFGPIRQALQLVRNELPSSVFSPESSSRLFKLAICSPCDMRFAPKIMSTINDQAPSVKLHMDAEFDRQLSERMRYQEIDFVIDYARFDEQGFSSTEIFQDELVVVASASHPRINGEVTAAELLNEKHAKLSRIHGQRSFSEQAYRDLDCTPFYEGTSLSNVLYVVGQSELVTIAPRWMVEHAANKEQLQILDFPFDNAAISGFLSWHESSEKDKGHIWLRDQLMMICGEVVALN, from the coding sequence ATGTTAGATAAAAAAGACGCAATGAGTGCTATTGCAAGCTACAGAATGGAAAGCACACTTCGTGGAGTCGACTTAAACCTTTTGACTGTATTTGATGCAGTTATGCAAGAGCAAAACATTACACGTGCAGCTCACAATCTGGGTATGTCTCAGCCTGCTGTAAGTAACGCTGTTGCTCGTCTAAAAGTGATGTTTAATGACGAACTATTCATGCGTCAAGGTCGTGGTATTCAACCGACTCAACGTGCTCGTCAGTTGTTTGGTCCAATCCGCCAAGCACTACAATTAGTACGCAACGAACTACCAAGTTCTGTGTTCTCTCCAGAGTCGTCTTCTCGCCTGTTCAAACTTGCGATTTGCAGCCCTTGTGACATGCGTTTTGCTCCTAAGATTATGTCGACAATCAACGACCAAGCACCTAGCGTTAAACTGCACATGGATGCTGAATTCGATCGTCAACTTTCTGAGCGTATGCGTTACCAAGAAATCGACTTCGTTATTGATTACGCTCGTTTTGATGAGCAAGGCTTCTCAAGCACTGAAATCTTCCAAGATGAGTTGGTTGTTGTAGCTTCTGCTTCTCACCCACGTATTAACGGTGAAGTAACAGCGGCAGAGCTGCTTAACGAAAAGCACGCAAAACTGTCTCGCATCCACGGTCAACGTAGCTTCTCTGAGCAAGCTTACCGTGACCTAGATTGCACGCCTTTCTACGAAGGTACGAGCTTAAGCAACGTTCTTTACGTTGTAGGCCAATCTGAACTAGTAACAATTGCTCCTCGTTGGATGGTTGAACATGCAGCAAACAAAGAGCAACTTCAGATTCTAGATTTCCCATTCGATAATGCGGCGATTTCTGGCTTCCTAAGCTGGCACGAATCAAGTGAAAAGGATAAAGGACACATTTGGTTACGAGATCAGTTAATGATGATCTGTGGCGAAGTAGTGGCACTTAACTAG
- a CDS encoding long-chain fatty acid--CoA ligase translates to MANLDFHIVKRLRDQIAQGGNRTALKHKVDNVWQGISWEQFGQQIDTLSLALLAQGLRVQDKIGIYSNNMPQWTVADFASLQARLVTVPIYPTNTAAQSSYIIQNADVKILFVGEQVQFDAAVSLFEECEQLEVVVAMSDDIDLQGHSFAVSWADFMARGIEAQQAELDTRLADASMDDLLTLIYTSGTTGQPKGVMLDYTNIGYQLEGHDERLSLSKDDISLCFLPLSHVFERAWTFYVLYKGATNCYLQDTMQVRDALSDVKPTVMCAVPRFYEKIFSAIHEKVSKAPFIRKVLFTWAVNMGAKLSVCHQEGRTPSLMLKKSHALADKLVLSKLRALLGGNINFMPCGGAKLDETIGRFFHAIGINVKLGYGMTETTATVSCWDDRCFNPDSIGMSMPGVEVKIGAKNEILVRGPMVMRGYYKMPEETAKTFDEHGFLKTGDAGHFDENGNLFITDRIKELMKTSGGKYIAPQVVEGAIGKDHFIEQIAVIADTRKFVSALIVPCYDSLEEYAKELNIKYHDRVELIKHHQIVEMLEKRVNDLQQELAKFEQVKKFKLLPKAFSMDDGELTPTQKLRRKVINDKYQDEIEEMYTEKSKDK, encoded by the coding sequence ATGGCCAATTTAGATTTTCATATCGTAAAAAGACTTCGTGACCAAATTGCCCAAGGCGGCAACCGTACAGCTTTGAAGCACAAAGTAGACAATGTATGGCAAGGTATTAGCTGGGAGCAGTTTGGACAACAAATCGATACGCTTTCATTAGCACTATTGGCTCAGGGACTGAGAGTTCAAGATAAGATCGGTATCTATTCAAACAATATGCCTCAATGGACCGTGGCAGATTTTGCATCTTTACAAGCTCGCCTTGTGACTGTGCCGATTTATCCAACCAACACAGCAGCGCAGTCGTCTTACATCATCCAAAATGCGGATGTGAAGATCTTATTCGTTGGTGAGCAAGTTCAATTTGACGCGGCGGTGAGCCTATTTGAAGAGTGCGAACAGCTAGAAGTGGTTGTCGCGATGTCTGATGATATCGATCTTCAAGGCCATAGCTTTGCGGTATCTTGGGCTGACTTCATGGCGCGCGGTATTGAGGCTCAGCAAGCTGAACTTGATACTCGTCTTGCAGATGCAAGCATGGACGATTTACTGACTCTTATCTATACCTCTGGTACTACTGGCCAGCCGAAAGGCGTAATGCTTGATTACACCAATATTGGCTATCAATTAGAAGGTCACGATGAGCGTCTTAGCTTAAGCAAAGACGACATTTCATTATGTTTCTTACCTCTATCTCACGTATTTGAGCGAGCGTGGACTTTCTACGTTCTCTATAAAGGCGCAACCAACTGTTACCTGCAAGATACTATGCAGGTGCGTGATGCGTTGAGCGACGTGAAGCCAACCGTAATGTGTGCGGTTCCGCGTTTCTACGAGAAGATCTTCTCTGCGATTCACGAGAAGGTTTCGAAAGCGCCGTTTATCCGTAAGGTGCTATTTACTTGGGCGGTGAACATGGGAGCGAAACTCTCTGTTTGTCACCAAGAAGGTCGCACTCCTTCGCTAATGCTGAAGAAGAGCCATGCGCTAGCAGACAAGCTTGTGTTATCTAAGCTGCGAGCACTGTTAGGCGGCAACATCAACTTCATGCCATGTGGTGGTGCGAAGCTAGATGAAACTATCGGTCGTTTCTTCCATGCTATCGGTATCAATGTAAAACTTGGTTACGGTATGACAGAAACCACCGCAACCGTGTCTTGCTGGGATGACCGCTGCTTTAACCCTGATTCTATCGGTATGTCGATGCCGGGCGTGGAAGTTAAGATCGGTGCTAAGAACGAGATTCTTGTGCGTGGTCCAATGGTAATGCGTGGCTACTACAAGATGCCTGAAGAAACCGCGAAAACATTCGATGAACACGGTTTCTTGAAAACCGGTGATGCGGGTCATTTTGATGAAAATGGTAACCTGTTCATTACTGATCGTATTAAAGAGCTGATGAAAACTTCTGGTGGTAAATACATTGCACCGCAAGTGGTGGAAGGCGCGATTGGTAAAGATCACTTTATCGAACAGATTGCGGTTATCGCTGACACTCGTAAATTCGTCTCTGCACTGATTGTTCCTTGTTACGACTCGCTAGAAGAGTACGCAAAAGAACTGAACATCAAGTATCACGACCGTGTTGAGCTTATCAAGCACCACCAAATCGTTGAGATGCTAGAGAAGCGTGTGAATGACCTGCAGCAAGAGCTCGCGAAGTTTGAGCAAGTGAAGAAGTTCAAGCTATTACCAAAAGCGTTTTCTATGGATGATGGCGAACTGACGCCGACCCAGAAACTGCGTCGTAAGGTTATCAACGATAAGTATCAAGACGAAATCGAAGAAATGTACACTGAAAAGTCGAAAGATAAGTAG
- a CDS encoding acetolactate synthase 3 large subunit has product MTTKPETAMLSGAEMVVQSLIEEGVEQIFGYPGGSVLDIYDALHAKTAEIKHVLVRHEQAATHMADGYTRSTGKPGVVLVCSGPGATNTVTGIATAYMDSIPMIVISGNVPNNLIGNDAFQECDIVGVSRPIVKHSFLVKKAEDIPEVVKKAFYISTTGRPGPVVIDLPKDILNPQIKLPYEYPETIKMRSYNPTVTGHKGQIKKALKALLEAKKPVLYVGGGAVISEADQQLIKLAEALNLPVVSTLMGLGAFPGTHKNSLGMLGMHGLYEANMAMHNADLIFGVGVRFDDRTTNNLDKYCPNAKIMHIDIDPSSISKNVKVDLPIVGSAEKVLESMVNLLIEQGGTNDAEAMESWWSEIKQWQERDCLAYEKSSERIKPQQVIETLHKVTNGDAYVASDVGQHQMFAALYYPFNKPRRWINSGGLGTMGFGLPAGMGVKFAKPDEEVVVVTGDGSIQMNIQELSTALQYNIPVKIINLNNRFLGMVKQWQDIVYQGRHSNSYMDSVPDFAAIAEAYGHVGMRISSPDELESGLEKALAMKDRLVFVDISVDDTEHVYPMQIKGEGMDNMWLSKTERT; this is encoded by the coding sequence ATGACAACAAAACCTGAAACAGCAATGTTATCCGGCGCTGAGATGGTGGTGCAGTCTCTAATTGAAGAGGGTGTAGAACAAATCTTTGGTTATCCAGGTGGTTCTGTACTTGATATCTACGATGCGCTGCATGCTAAAACTGCTGAAATTAAGCACGTATTAGTACGACACGAACAAGCCGCTACCCATATGGCAGATGGCTATACTCGTTCTACCGGTAAACCGGGTGTAGTACTTGTGTGTTCTGGTCCTGGCGCTACCAATACCGTTACAGGTATTGCGACAGCGTACATGGACTCAATCCCAATGATTGTTATTTCTGGTAACGTACCAAATAACCTGATTGGTAACGACGCCTTCCAAGAGTGTGACATCGTCGGTGTATCTCGCCCGATCGTTAAGCACAGTTTCCTAGTTAAGAAAGCGGAAGATATCCCTGAAGTCGTTAAAAAAGCCTTCTATATTTCAACGACAGGACGTCCTGGTCCTGTGGTTATCGATCTACCAAAAGATATCCTAAATCCACAAATCAAGCTTCCTTATGAATACCCTGAAACGATCAAAATGCGTTCGTACAACCCAACGGTTACGGGTCATAAAGGTCAAATCAAGAAGGCACTGAAAGCACTTCTTGAAGCGAAGAAGCCGGTACTTTATGTCGGTGGTGGTGCGGTTATCTCTGAGGCAGATCAACAGCTGATTAAATTGGCTGAAGCACTTAATTTACCCGTTGTAAGTACCCTAATGGGTCTTGGTGCCTTCCCTGGCACTCACAAGAACTCTTTGGGTATGTTGGGCATGCACGGTTTGTATGAAGCCAATATGGCAATGCACAATGCCGATCTTATCTTTGGTGTTGGGGTACGTTTCGATGACCGTACGACTAACAACCTAGACAAGTACTGCCCGAACGCGAAGATCATGCATATTGATATCGACCCATCATCGATCTCTAAGAATGTTAAAGTGGATCTACCGATTGTAGGTTCTGCAGAAAAAGTACTAGAGAGCATGGTGAACCTGCTGATTGAGCAAGGTGGCACTAACGATGCTGAAGCGATGGAAAGCTGGTGGAGTGAGATTAAACAATGGCAAGAGCGTGATTGCTTAGCTTATGAGAAATCTTCTGAGCGCATTAAGCCACAACAAGTTATTGAAACACTGCACAAAGTAACCAATGGCGATGCGTATGTTGCCTCGGATGTTGGTCAGCACCAGATGTTTGCTGCATTGTACTACCCATTCAACAAACCACGCCGTTGGATTAACTCGGGTGGCCTAGGCACGATGGGCTTTGGTCTACCTGCGGGTATGGGCGTTAAGTTTGCTAAGCCAGACGAAGAGGTGGTTGTTGTAACCGGTGATGGCAGTATTCAAATGAATATTCAAGAGTTGTCGACAGCACTTCAATACAACATCCCAGTTAAGATTATTAACCTGAACAACCGTTTCTTAGGAATGGTAAAACAGTGGCAAGACATTGTTTATCAAGGTCGTCACTCTAACTCATATATGGACTCTGTTCCTGATTTTGCTGCAATCGCGGAGGCTTATGGCCACGTAGGTATGCGCATTTCATCTCCGGATGAATTGGAATCAGGTTTGGAAAAAGCACTGGCGATGAAAGACCGTTTGGTATTTGTCGATATCAGTGTTGATGATACCGAGCACGTATACCCAATGCAGATCAAAGGCGAGGGTATGGATAACATGTGGCTAAGCAAAACGGAGAGAACATAA
- the ilvN gene encoding acetolactate synthase small subunit: MRHIISLLMENQPGALSRVVGLFSQRGYNIESLNVSPTDDPTLSRLNVTTNSSEMQLEQIQKQLHKLIDVLKVQEVSELEHIERELLMVKVRASGFARAEVKRTADIFRGQIVDVTASQYTVQMAGTSEKLDAFIQALSEVTEVLEVARSGVVGIARGERALKA, encoded by the coding sequence ATGAGACACATTATTTCACTACTAATGGAAAACCAACCGGGTGCGCTTTCTCGTGTGGTTGGCTTGTTTTCTCAACGTGGCTACAACATCGAGTCATTGAACGTATCTCCAACTGATGATCCAACACTTTCTCGTTTGAACGTGACGACTAACTCAAGCGAAATGCAGCTAGAGCAGATACAGAAGCAGCTGCATAAGCTGATCGATGTACTTAAGGTACAAGAGGTCTCTGAGCTTGAACACATCGAACGTGAACTTCTGATGGTAAAAGTACGTGCGAGCGGTTTTGCTCGTGCAGAAGTGAAGCGCACAGCGGATATTTTCCGTGGTCAGATCGTTGATGTAACGGCTTCTCAATACACGGTGCAAATGGCGGGTACGAGCGAGAAGCTTGATGCTTTCATTCAGGCTTTGTCTGAAGTTACGGAAGTGCTTGAGGTAGCGCGAAGTGGCGTGGTTGGTATCGCACGTGGTGAACGAGCGCTGAAAGCCTAG
- a CDS encoding diguanylate cyclase, producing the protein MRTKKSIITLLMISITLSSAVGLYYLQRYQDVKTQSFNESAKQALHQLVYAERDYNLLKSQLVSVMELLSHSQSLVNFASSPSDQTKNLLEEVWQSVLVNQKWYTQIHLLDITGKELVRVNYSSATGEVTLPQHLQDRSESSYYQFAQGLEREEIGGWGIELETEHGELTYPYKPVLRVFTPVETPEKRVGYLVINLDVWGLSSRLNFSPDYDFRSEVVNESGYYIASNNSSKLFGDSVLERKSFNLKNIAPKTWEAISREQMGTVFEDGNLFAFNTVKLANNQEMHLLIHLNEKQLLDRAERDLNDLAHEEIIVLFTVLIFAFPFAYLVTHYRRRSLESKLARAALNGMSAVMISDKQHRAMMINNEFENMTGYSKNQVIGHNALQLLLENTEQVLSSESIWQHLEQEEVWEGEVLCKNKLRIPFTAIMRVHAVKNNSGKVSYYITSLVDISVRKELEVRLRFLSERDALSNLWNRRKFEEQLAYYSRLVERYPNEATTCLALVDIDNFKRINDELGHDEGDRVIARVAGLLQDSLRSTDFVARVGGEEFALLMPHTSLPEAKRVLDRLRIEIELAAGTKVTVSVGFTDLTSNSTRSYKCADVGLYESKSSGRNTVSMCPSHADVA; encoded by the coding sequence ATGAGAACTAAAAAATCAATAATTACATTGCTGATGATCTCTATCACACTGTCTTCTGCTGTAGGGTTGTATTATTTACAACGCTACCAAGACGTTAAAACTCAGAGTTTCAATGAGTCTGCAAAACAAGCCCTTCATCAATTGGTCTACGCTGAGCGAGACTACAACCTTCTAAAATCTCAATTAGTCTCTGTTATGGAGTTACTCAGCCATAGCCAGAGCTTGGTTAATTTCGCCTCTTCTCCATCAGACCAAACTAAAAACCTGCTTGAAGAGGTGTGGCAGTCTGTTCTAGTGAACCAAAAATGGTACACACAAATTCATCTGCTTGATATTACGGGTAAAGAGCTGGTGCGTGTGAACTATTCGTCTGCAACAGGTGAGGTGACGTTGCCTCAACACCTACAAGATAGATCGGAATCGAGTTACTACCAATTCGCACAAGGCTTGGAACGCGAAGAGATTGGCGGTTGGGGAATAGAGCTTGAAACCGAACACGGCGAGTTAACCTATCCTTATAAACCAGTTCTGCGAGTCTTTACTCCCGTTGAAACACCAGAAAAGCGTGTTGGTTATCTTGTGATTAATTTGGATGTTTGGGGGCTGTCTTCGCGTCTTAATTTCTCACCGGATTATGATTTTCGATCAGAGGTTGTCAACGAGTCGGGCTACTACATTGCGAGTAACAACAGCAGTAAGCTTTTCGGTGATTCCGTTCTAGAGAGAAAGAGCTTCAACCTAAAAAATATCGCACCCAAGACATGGGAAGCGATTTCTCGTGAACAAATGGGCACTGTATTTGAAGACGGTAACCTGTTCGCGTTTAACACCGTCAAGCTCGCGAATAATCAAGAAATGCACCTGTTGATCCATCTGAACGAGAAACAGCTTCTTGATCGCGCTGAGCGTGATTTGAATGATCTTGCCCACGAAGAGATCATTGTTCTATTTACGGTGCTGATTTTCGCCTTTCCATTTGCTTATCTGGTGACGCACTATCGACGTCGCAGCTTAGAAAGTAAATTAGCACGTGCGGCATTGAACGGCATGTCGGCGGTGATGATCTCTGACAAGCAACATCGTGCCATGATGATCAATAACGAATTTGAAAATATGACGGGTTACAGTAAAAACCAAGTCATCGGTCACAATGCCTTACAGTTGCTGCTGGAAAATACCGAGCAGGTGCTCTCTAGTGAGTCCATCTGGCAGCATCTAGAGCAAGAGGAAGTATGGGAAGGTGAGGTGTTGTGTAAGAACAAGCTTCGCATTCCTTTTACCGCCATCATGCGAGTCCATGCGGTCAAAAACAATTCGGGTAAAGTGAGCTATTACATTACCTCGTTGGTTGATATCTCGGTAAGGAAAGAGCTCGAAGTGCGTCTACGTTTTCTGAGTGAGAGAGACGCTTTGAGTAACCTCTGGAACCGACGTAAGTTCGAAGAACAGCTAGCTTACTATTCTCGCTTGGTTGAGCGTTATCCTAATGAAGCCACCACTTGTTTAGCCTTAGTCGATATCGATAACTTTAAGCGAATCAATGATGAGCTTGGCCACGATGAGGGTGACCGTGTGATTGCGCGTGTTGCTGGTCTTCTGCAAGATAGCCTTCGTAGTACTGATTTTGTTGCTCGTGTTGGAGGAGAAGAGTTCGCGTTGCTGATGCCACACACGTCTCTGCCGGAAGCGAAGCGAGTATTGGACCGATTACGAATTGAGATAGAGCTAGCCGCCGGTACTAAGGTGACGGTGAGTGTTGGCTTTACGGATTTAACCAGTAACAGCACTCGCTCATACAAATGCGCCGATGTCGGGCTTTATGAATCAAAATCCTCTGGTCGCAATACTGTTTCTATGTGTCCTAGCCATGCTGATGTTGCTTAG
- a CDS encoding GntR family transcriptional regulator, whose translation MRFVMSSPTLTDKVSKMIRQDILNGELTPGQKLVVADLKARYNVGASPIREALVQLSWSKYVKLEPQKGCWVSPVSKKELNDLYESLRVVSSVLLKKAISAGDESWELDVLTSYHKLSRVQYVSEEFDCVEWEERHQQFHVALLEGADSENMFKFFDDLINQVKRYRFLAMSAESASDDLFNIDEHEMIMKLVLSKNVEQATELLDQHLLGSMKRIEEVIEAT comes from the coding sequence ATGAGGTTTGTAATGTCTAGTCCTACGCTCACTGACAAAGTATCAAAGATGATTCGCCAAGATATTCTTAATGGTGAGTTAACCCCAGGTCAAAAGCTTGTTGTTGCTGATCTAAAAGCACGCTACAACGTCGGCGCATCCCCTATTCGCGAAGCCTTGGTACAGTTATCTTGGAGCAAATACGTAAAGCTAGAGCCACAAAAAGGCTGCTGGGTATCTCCTGTATCAAAGAAAGAACTGAATGACCTATACGAAAGCCTTCGTGTTGTATCATCTGTTCTGCTTAAAAAAGCGATTTCAGCGGGTGATGAGAGTTGGGAACTGGATGTACTAACGTCTTACCACAAACTGTCGCGAGTGCAGTACGTATCTGAAGAGTTTGATTGTGTTGAGTGGGAAGAACGCCACCAGCAATTCCATGTAGCATTACTTGAAGGTGCAGATTCAGAGAACATGTTTAAGTTCTTTGATGACCTAATTAACCAAGTAAAACGTTACCGCTTCCTAGCTATGTCTGCAGAAAGCGCGTCTGATGATCTGTTCAATATTGATGAGCACGAAATGATCATGAAGCTAGTACTATCTAAAAATGTAGAACAAGCGACAGAACTGCTTGATCAACACTTACTAGGTTCAATGAAACGAATTGAAGAAGTTATCGAAGCGACATAA
- the pykF gene encoding pyruvate kinase PykF, whose protein sequence is MKKTKIVCTIGPKTESVEKLTELVDAGMNVMRLNFSHGDFAEHGTRIANFRKVMENKGEQLAILLDTKGPEIRTIKLEDGNDVDLVAGQEFTFTTDATVVGNKDVVAVTYLGFAKDLTAGNTILVDDGLIEMEVIATTETEVKCKVLNNGALGENKGVNLPGVSVQLPALSEKDKADLKFGCEQGVDFVAASFIRKEDDVKEIRELLNANGGENIHIISKIENQEGVDNFDSILEASDGIMVARGDLGVEIPAEEVIFAQKMMIEKCNRARKMVITATQMLDSMISNPRPTRAEAGDVANAIMDGTDAVMLSGETAKGKYPVEAVTIMAQIANRTDSALKAELGSRLDSPRLRITEAVCKGAVDTAEKLAAPLIVVATEGGKSARSVRKYFPTANILALTTNEKTAAQLVLTKGVKPVLVDSIENTDAFYINGKEIALQSGLGNKGDIVVMVSGALVASGTTNTASVHVL, encoded by the coding sequence ATGAAAAAGACCAAAATCGTATGTACGATTGGCCCTAAAACTGAATCTGTAGAGAAGCTAACTGAACTAGTAGATGCTGGCATGAACGTTATGCGTCTTAACTTCTCTCACGGTGATTTCGCAGAACACGGCACTCGTATCGCGAACTTCCGTAAAGTAATGGAAAACAAAGGTGAGCAACTTGCTATCCTTCTAGATACTAAAGGTCCTGAAATCCGTACTATCAAACTTGAAGATGGTAACGACGTAGATCTAGTAGCTGGTCAAGAGTTCACTTTCACAACTGACGCAACAGTTGTTGGTAACAAAGACGTAGTAGCAGTAACTTACCTAGGTTTCGCTAAAGACCTAACTGCAGGTAACACTATCCTTGTTGATGACGGCCTAATCGAAATGGAAGTTATCGCAACAACAGAAACTGAAGTTAAGTGTAAAGTTCTTAACAACGGTGCTCTAGGCGAAAACAAAGGTGTTAACCTTCCTGGCGTTTCTGTTCAACTTCCAGCTCTTTCTGAGAAAGACAAAGCTGACCTTAAGTTTGGTTGTGAGCAAGGCGTTGATTTCGTAGCTGCTTCTTTCATCCGTAAAGAAGACGACGTTAAAGAAATCCGTGAGCTTCTAAACGCTAACGGTGGCGAAAACATCCACATCATTTCTAAGATTGAAAACCAAGAAGGTGTAGATAACTTCGATTCAATCCTTGAAGCTTCTGATGGCATCATGGTTGCTCGTGGTGACCTAGGTGTTGAAATCCCAGCAGAAGAAGTAATCTTCGCTCAAAAAATGATGATCGAGAAGTGTAACCGTGCACGTAAGATGGTTATCACTGCAACTCAAATGCTTGACTCTATGATCAGCAACCCACGTCCAACTCGTGCTGAAGCGGGTGACGTTGCGAACGCAATCATGGATGGTACTGATGCAGTAATGCTTTCTGGCGAAACTGCTAAAGGTAAGTACCCAGTTGAAGCTGTAACTATCATGGCTCAAATCGCGAACCGCACTGATTCAGCTCTTAAAGCTGAGCTAGGTTCTCGTCTAGACAGCCCACGTCTACGCATCACTGAAGCAGTATGTAAAGGCGCTGTAGACACAGCAGAGAAGCTAGCTGCTCCTCTAATCGTTGTTGCAACTGAAGGCGGTAAGTCTGCACGTTCAGTACGTAAGTACTTCCCAACTGCAAACATCCTTGCTCTAACAACTAACGAAAAGACAGCTGCACAGCTAGTTCTTACTAAAGGTGTTAAGCCAGTTCTTGTTGACTCTATCGAGAACACAGACGCGTTCTACATCAACGGTAAAGAAATCGCTCTACAATCTGGCCTAGGTAACAAAGGCGACATCGTAGTTATGGTTTCTGGTGCTCTAGTAGCTTCTGGTACTACAAACACGGCATCTGTTCACGTTCTATAA
- a CDS encoding DeoR family transcriptional regulator, with protein MSKRNAQLRRHAISNLVNEKGEVSVDELSAKFETSEVTIRKDLASLEKNGQLLRRYGGAISLPKEVVSEELGQQVSTRKISLAKAAADLIRDHNRIVIDSGSTTGALIQQLNTKRGLVVMTNSLHVANALNELESEPTLLMTGGTWDTHSDSFQGKVAESVLRAYDFDQLFIGADGIDLDRGTTTFNELVGLSKVMAEVSREVIVMVESEKVGRKIPNLELAWNHIDILITDTDLSKESQASIESHDVRVILTDPA; from the coding sequence ATGTCGAAACGAAACGCTCAGCTCAGAAGACATGCAATTTCTAACCTAGTGAATGAAAAGGGGGAGGTTAGTGTTGATGAATTATCCGCTAAGTTTGAAACCTCAGAAGTCACTATTAGAAAGGACTTGGCGTCTTTGGAGAAAAACGGTCAGCTTTTGCGCCGTTATGGTGGTGCGATTTCATTACCGAAAGAGGTTGTGAGCGAAGAACTGGGTCAACAAGTTTCGACTCGAAAGATTTCACTAGCAAAAGCCGCTGCAGATTTGATTCGTGACCATAATCGTATTGTGATTGATAGTGGTAGCACGACTGGTGCCCTAATCCAGCAACTTAATACTAAGCGTGGTTTGGTGGTTATGACCAACTCATTGCACGTGGCTAACGCGCTTAATGAGCTTGAAAGTGAACCGACGCTACTCATGACTGGCGGCACTTGGGATACCCATTCGGATTCTTTCCAAGGCAAAGTCGCAGAGTCAGTTTTGCGTGCTTACGATTTTGACCAACTGTTTATCGGGGCTGATGGTATCGACCTCGACAGAGGCACAACCACATTCAATGAGTTGGTTGGCCTGAGTAAAGTTATGGCTGAAGTGTCACGAGAAGTGATCGTGATGGTTGAGTCTGAAAAAGTGGGACGAAAGATCCCCAATTTAGAGCTGGCTTGGAACCACATCGATATTTTGATTACCGATACAGATTTGAGCAAAGAATCTCAAGCAAGTATCGAATCACATGACGTTCGAGTGATCCTGACTGATCCAGCTTAA